DNA sequence from the Acidobacteriota bacterium genome:
GGCTTGGCGCGGCAGGTACATTTCCTGCAAGCAGAGCGCTCGGTTAAAGACAGCAGCGGGATAATTGGGGTGCAGCTTCAGAGCTTGTTCAATGGATTCGAGGCTGGCGGCCAGGTGTTGCAGGCTGTCGCCGGGCTGGTTGCTGCGTTTTTCGAGCTTGGCTTTTTCGAGCAGGGCCGCGCCGAGGTCGTTGTGCAACTCGGCGGCATTGGATACAGAGGGGGGCGTGTCTTTGAGCGCGGCGTTGAATTGTTCGATGGCCTTATCGAAGCTTTTGCCGGCCAGATAGTATTTGCCCAGCGCGTGCTTATTCGCGGCGGTGGGCTGGTCGGCATAAGCATCGAGCAAGACGCGTTCGGCACGTTGGCGCAGGATGCGGGCGTTGGTGTCGGTGTCATTCGCGCCACGCGTGGGGGCATAAGGCGCGTAATCCAGTCCACCGATGCGCACGTCGAGCGTGCGTCCGCTGGCGTAGGCGCGGTTGAGCGCCAACATGCCTTCGCTTGGCCGTGGTTGTCCGGTAAAGCGCCAAAGCAGGAAGGTAGCGGCGCTGACCAGCAACAATGCGGCAGCCAGTTTGAGATAAGGGGAACGAGTCATACTGCTGAACATTTGTCGCCGCGCCGGGCGGGCCGGAAACGGGACGACGTTATTGGGTTGCGTGTGTGCGTTTGTTGGTGTCGCGGGTTCAGTGACCGCAGTTTTTGCGGCCACGGCCCGCACGGCGCGCAAGTATGCCAGTTTGGAGTTGCGCGCCGCCGTGCACAGGAAATGCTGCTCAAAGGCGGCGAGTTCCGCCGGGTCGAGTTGGCCGGTGAGGTAATCGTCCAGCAATTCCTCTTCGACCAATTCGAGTTGCGCGAGGCCCTCGTCAGTGACGAGCAACGTTTCCTCAATGTCTGCGCGGGATGCGTCTGCCAGAGTTCCGAGCAGATACGCTTTGATTTGACTGTCAGCAATCAATGACATTTCAGCAAACCTTACTTTCCCGCTCGCTGATGAATGGCGAGACAGGACAAAACATCACGCCAAAGAATGTTCAAGACAGGAATTAAGACAGAGTGCGAGCCGTTGATTGAGCCGGAAAATGCGATTGCGCAAGGCGTTTTGGGTCAGGCCGAACTGCGCGGCCAAGTGCCGCCGCAAATCAATCTTTTGCTGTTTGGCCTCGCGGTAATAGCCCAGCACCAGCGCCCGGTCTTCGGCGGGCAATTGGGCCAAACACTGTTCCAGGCACTGATGGCGCTGTTCCGTTTCATGCTGATGCGCCTCTGCGCTGAGCGCCACATCGTGCACGGGACGCAGGGGTTCGGCTTTTTGCGTGGCCCGCAAATGGTCGCGGTAAATGTTTTTGGCGATGCCCAGCAGATAGGCCAAGGGTGTGGCTTCGGGCGGAATGTCGGGCAATTTGCGGATGGCGCAATCAATCGTTTGGTCAGCCAACGACTCGGGGTCAGAACAGGTGCGTCCGGCAAAAAAGAGCATTAACCGCCGCCGGGCGGATTCATACGCTTCGCCATTCGCCGCCTGCTCCGGCGTCAGCCATGCGAGAAAGGCGCGCAAATCCGCCGCGTTGATTTCAATGACATCACTCTCGCGGGTTCGTCTGGTCATAATGGCCAACCACGGCCAGAACTAGCCGATCTTAAAGAAATTCGTCTATGTGCTTGATGAATATGAAGGAAACCCAAATCAGACGGGCGGGAGTGTAGGGGAAGCTGAAATTTTAGTCCAGAGTTTCCACACGCTTGCCCTTTCGTTAGTGCTGGCGGTCACTGAGGCGGATGAATGTTGCGCCTGACCAGTGACCCCATCAAGCTAAAAATGAGGGATACGACAGCGTAGGGGCAGACCTGCGTGTCTGTCCCGGTGGCGTCAAACCTACTCGAGGAGGTCTTCCCCGACCGGGGCAGACACGCAGGTCTGCCCCTACGCTGTTAGTTGTCCCCGCTCTGATGTCCAGCAATTTCAAGTTGACAAGACAGTAGGCTTCTTATGCCTATTTTGAAAAGCCCGCCCATAAAAAAGGACGCGGCAAGCCTTTCGGCCTCCCGCGTCCTTTTCTTTTCCGCCGTTCAAAGCGGCCGTGTTTAATTCCCGGCCGTGAAGCCACCGCAACGGCTGTTCGGTTCATTGCCGTTGATCAGATCGAGGATGACCGCCAGTTTGCCCATGTCATCCGCGCGGTTTTCGGTCAGCGCCGACCGCGCCTGATTCAGCAGATCGCCGATGGTCGTGCTGACGTTGACCGTGAAGCCGTTCGACAACTGCACGGACGTGATATTGACACCGTAACAGCGCAACTGACCACTCAGCACCCCCGCCGAGGGGAAGGGACCTGAAACCGCCAGCAGGCTGATTTGCGCCGCGACGTATTCGGCGTTGAGTTGTGCGAGCGTCGAGCGGCCCCCCTGCAAAGCGCGTTTGACATCAGCCAGATTGTCTTGAATCGAAACCGGCTGGTTGAAATTCACGCCCGCGATCAGCACCGAACCGCTCGGCAAGCGGCTCATGTTCAGCACGTAATAGACCGGCGATTGGAAACAGATCGCCTGACACGGCGGCGCGCTATCAATCGTCAGGCTCACGGCGGTGGATGATCCGCCGCCAGGGCCGGGGTTGAAAACAGTGATATTCGCCGCGCCCGTATTGGCGATGTCAGAGGCCGGAATCGCCGCAATCACCGAGGTATTGCTGATAAACGTCGTCAGCCGGTCGGCCCCGTTCCAACGCACGACCGCGCCGGGCACGAAGCCAGCGCCAGTCACCGTCAGCGCAAAAGCCCCGCTGCCCGCTTGCACGGCGGCTGGGTTGATCGCGCCGATCTGCGGGGACGGATTGTTCACCGCAAAGGGCAGCGCATTGGACGCGCCGCCGCCGGGCGCGGGATTGACGACCGTGATGCTGAGCACGCCGCCCGTCACCAAATCGGTGTCGGTCAGTTGCGTGGTGACTTGCGTCGGGCTGACAAAGGCCGTCTCGTGCGCGACGCCGTTGACGTTCACGACCGCGCCGTTAAAAAAGCCCGTGCCGTTCACCGTCAACGCCAGACCCGCGCTGCCCACCAGCGCCTGATTGGGGCCTAGCGAGATCAGCGTGGGGCGGCCATTGACGACCGCAAAGCTGGCTTGGCCAATTTCCGCCGTGCCTACTGGTGAAGTATAAAACACGCGCAGCAAGTAATTCCCTGCGGCGGGCAGCGGGCCAAAGCTGCTGCTCAGATTCCACGGCGTCAGCGCCGCTGTGCAAGCCTGCCCCGGGTTGGAAGTGCTGATGCGCACTTCGTTGCCGGCGATGGAAACCTGCGGATTTTGCGGGACGCAGCCATCCGGCCAGACGCCGGAAAGTTGCGCGGTGAGCGTGTCGTTGGTCGTGGGCGCGTTCGGCGTCAGCGCGATTTGCGCCGCCGGTAATTGGCGAATGGTGAACGCGGCGCTGTTTGAGGTGCCGCCGCCGCCGCTGACCGAAGGCGGCGTAAAAACCGTGACCTGTGCCGTGCCGCCTTGCGCCAAATCCGCCGCCGGAATTTGCGCGGTGAGCTGCGTGGCGCTGAGGCGCGTGGTCTGACGATCCGTGCCGTTCCAGCGCACGACCGATTCGGTGATGAAGCCCGTGCCATTCACCGTCAGCGTGATGCTCGCCGCGCCTGCAAACGAAGCGTTCGGGCTGATGTTGCTGATAACCGGCGCCGGATTGGGCGGCGGGACGATGTTGAAAGGCAGCGCATTCGAGGTGCCACCACCGGGCGCGGGGTTGACGACGGTCACGTTGGCCGTGGCCGCGTTGGCGACATCCGCCGCCGCAATCTGCGCGACAATCTGGGTGGCGCTGATATACGTCGTGGCGCGCGCTTCGCCATTCCACTGCACGCGCGAACCAGCGACGAAGTTGGTGCCCGTGATCGTCAACGTAAAGGCCGGGCCGCCCGCGAATGCCTGATTCGGATTGAGCGCGGTCAGCGCCGGCACGGGATTGGGTTCATTTTTGACCGTGAAGGCCAGGGCCGCCGACGTGCCGCCACCCGGTGCGGGCGTAAAGACGGTCACTTGCGCGGTGGCGACTTGCGCCACGTCCTGCGCATTCACGACTGCCGTCAATTGCGTCTGCCCGACAAACGTCGTTAACCGATCCTGCCCGTTCCAACGCACGACCGACGCGGGCGTGAAGCCGGTGCCGATCAAGGTCAGCACGAAGCCCGGACTGCCCGCCGCCACCGAGTTGGGCACCAGTTGCGCCAAGACCGGCGCGGGGTTCGTCACGGTGAAATTCACCCCGCTCGAAAGTCCGCCGCCCGGCGCGGGGTTAAAGACAGTGATGGCGAAAGCGCCGCCCGTGATGACGGCGGCGGCAGGCAGTTGCGCGTTCAATTGCGAGTTGGTCACAAAGGTCGTCGGCACGTCATTGCCGTTAAAGCGCACTTGCGAATTAGCGGCAAAGCCGGAACCGTTGACGACCAAAGCCACCGGCCCGCTACCTGCCACGACAGTATCGGGATTGCTGCTGCTGATGCGCGGCGCGGGGTTGGTGATGGTGAAGGCGACTCCACCAGAAGTGCCGCCGCCCGGTGCGGGGTTAAAGATGGCGACTTGCGCATTCCCGCCGGCCACGATGTCGGTGGCTGGGATTTGCGCGACGAGCAAGGTTTCCGAACCGAAGTCGGTCGGGCGATCCTGCCCGTTCCAACGCACGACCGAACCTTGCACGAAGCCTGTACCGCTGACGATCAAGGTGAAGCCACCCGTCCCGGCGAGCGCGGAGGTCGGATTGATCGAGGTAATGCGCGGCAACGGATTGCGTTTGCGCACTTCAAGCGGCAAGACATTCGACAATCCGCCACCCGGCGCGGGATTGGAAACCTGCACTTGCAAGGTCGCAGCGACGGCGACGTCATTGGATGTCAGCGCCGTCGTCAATTGCGTCGCGCTGATATAAGTCGTCTGGCGCGCATTGCCATTGATGATGATCTGCGAACCGCGAATGAACCCGGTGCCGGTCACGGCCAGCGTCACGCCGGTCGTGCCTTCGCCAACGATATTCGGCGTCAGGCTGGTCAGCACCGGCACCGCGTTGATGATGTTGAGCGTCACGCTGTTGGACGTGCCGCCGCCCGGCGCGGGATTGACGACGGTAATCGCCAACGTGCCAGCCGAAGCAATGTCATTGGCCGT
Encoded proteins:
- a CDS encoding sigma-70 family RNA polymerase sigma factor, giving the protein MTRRTRESDVIEINAADLRAFLAWLTPEQAANGEAYESARRRLMLFFAGRTCSDPESLADQTIDCAIRKLPDIPPEATPLAYLLGIAKNIYRDHLRATQKAEPLRPVHDVALSAEAHQHETEQRHQCLEQCLAQLPAEDRALVLGYYREAKQQKIDLRRHLAAQFGLTQNALRNRIFRLNQRLALCLNSCLEHSLA